A stretch of Panthera uncia isolate 11264 chromosome A1 unlocalized genomic scaffold, Puncia_PCG_1.0 HiC_scaffold_16, whole genome shotgun sequence DNA encodes these proteins:
- the THSD1 gene encoding thrombospondin type-1 domain-containing protein 1 isoform X1, whose product MKQMLKDFSNLLLVVLCDYVLAEAEYLLLGKPGHVALSNNTVSVGFQYVSGANGTLRNVSILLLEANTNQTVTTKYLLTNQSRGTLEFECFYFKEAGDYWFTMTPEAADNSTPVHLWEQSAFLKVEWPVFHVDLNRTSRAAEGTFQVGLFTSQPLCSFPADQPDILVDVIFTNSLPEARTSPGQPLEIRTSKRTQLSQGQWVEFGCAPVGPEAYVTVVLKLLGQDSVITSTGPIDLAQKFGYKLVTVPELTCESAVEVMVLPPPCVFVQGVIGVFKEAPRRPGEGTIRLAENSLTLGERRTVFNCTLFDMGRNKYCFDFGVSSRSHFSTKERECMLIQRNIETWGLWQPWSQCSATCGDGVRERRRVCLTSFPSRPGCPGMSSETSLCSLEECAAFQPSSASPLQPQGPVKSNNIVTVTGISLCLFIILATVLITLWRKFGRTPKCRTPARHNSIHSPSFRKNSDEENICELSEQRGSFSDGGDGPAGGPGDAGIPLTYRRSVPAAPEDDASGSESVQSNAQKIIPPLFSYRLAQQQLKEMKKKGLTETTKVYHVSQSPLTDTAIDAAAVPPLDVESPDEAAANKFRIKSPFLEQPAGGAAARPPSRPDHPACQASCAVSPSQTVIRKSATRHVGGRGALPERSHPRGSHFRRTASFHEAKQARPFRERSMSTLTPRQAPAYSSRTRTWDQAEDRFRPHSRGAAPFPEKPEGAGATRGPLSPAPKSYTLGQPVRKPDLGDSQASFVVGGERTEPHRSRRGPSPSHRSASRKQPSPTAPKDSYRRVSPLSPSQGRKDKCQSFPAHPEFAFYDNTSFGLTEAEQRMLDLPGYFGSNEEDETTSTLSVEKLVI is encoded by the exons ATGAAACAAATGTTGAAAGACTTTTCAAATCTACTCTTGGTGGTACTTTGTGACTATG TTCTTGCAGAAGCTGAATACCTCCTCTTGGGAAAGCCCGGCCATGTAGCACTAAGCAACAATACAGTATCGGTGGGTTTCCAGTATGTCAGTGGGGCTAATGGGACGCTGAGGAATGTATCTATCCTGTTGTTGGAGGCCAACACCAATCAGACTGTTACCACCAAATACCTCCTGACCAACCAGTCCCGGGGAACACTGGAGTTCGAATGCTTCTACTTCAAGGAGGCGGGGGACTACTGGTTCACCATGACTCCAGAAGCGGCAGACAACAGCACTCCAGTCCACCTGTGGGAGCAAAGTGCCTTTCTCAAGGTGGAATGGCCTGTCTTTCATGTTGACCTGAATAGGACATCCAGGGCAGCGGAAGGCACCTTCCAGGTGGGACTTTTTACCAGTCAACCACTGTGCTCATTCCCTGCGGACCAACCTGACATCTTGGTGGATGTCATCTTTACCAACAGTCTTCCCGAGGCAAGAACGAGTCCAGGACAGCCGCTGGAGATAAGAACCAGCAAGAGGACACAACTCTCTCAAGGTCAGTGGGTTGAGTTTGGCTGTGCACCCGTGGGGCCGGAAGCCTACGTCACTGTGGTGCTGAAGCTGCTCGGCCAAGACTCGGTCATTACCTCCACGGGACCCATTGACCTGGCCCAGAAATTTGGATACAAACTGGTGACGGTGCCGGAACTCACGTGTGAGTCGGCAGTGGAGGTGATGGTGCTGCCTCCCCCGTGCGTCTTCGTCCAGGGAGTGATCGGGGTCTTCAAGGAGGCCCCCAGACGCCCTGGGGAAGGGACCATTCGGCTGGCTGAAAACAGCCTGACCttgggagagaggagaacagTATTCAACTGCACTTTATTTGACATGGGGAGGAATAAATACTGCTTTGACTTTGGCGTTTCAAGCAGAAGCCATTTTTCCACAAAGGAGAGGGAGTGCATGCTAATCCAGAGAAACATAG AAACTTGGGGACTGTGGCAGCCGTGGAGCCAGTGTAGTGCCACGTGTGGGGATGGTGTCAGAGAGCGACGCCGCGTGTGCCTGACTTCCTTCCCCTCCAGACCTGGCTGCCCTGGAATGTCCTCGGAGACCTCCCTGTGTTCCCTGGAGGAGTGTGCTG CTTTCCAGCCGTCCAGTGCATCCCCTCTTCAGCCCCAGGGTCCGGTGAAGTCCAACAACATCGTGACCGTCACTGGGATTTCCCTGTGCTTGTTCATCATCCTCGCCACCGTCCTCATCACGCTGTGGCGGAAGTTCGGCCGCACCCCGAAGTGCCGCACGCCGGCTCGACACAACTCCATCCACTCCCCCAGCTTCCGGAAGAACTCGGACGAGGAGAACATCTGCGAGCTGAGCGAGCAGCGCGGCAGCTTCTCGGACGGGGGCGACGGGCCCGCGGGGGGCCCGGGGGACGCGGGCATCCCCCTGACCTACAGGCGCAGTGTGCCCGCGGCTCCCGAGGACGACGCCTCCGGCAGCGAGAGCGTGCAGTCCAACGCCCAGAAGATCATCCCCCCGCTGTTCAGCTACCGCCTGGCCCAGCAGCAGCTGAAGGAGATGAAGAAGAAGGGCCTGACGGAAACCACCAAGGTGTACCACGTGTCTCAGAGTCCCCTGACAGACACGGCCATCGACGCCGCCGCCGTGCCCCCCTTAGACGTAGAAAGCCCAGACGAAGCCGCGGCAAACAAGTTCCGGATCAAATCCCCGTTTCTGGAGCAGCCGGCGGGCGGGGCCGCGGCCAGGCCCCCCTCCAGGCCCGACCACCCGGCGTGTCAGGCCAGTTGCGCCGTCAGCCCCAGCCAGACGGTGATCCGCAAGTCAGCCACGAGGCACGTGGGCGGCAGAGGGGCGCTGCCGGAGAGGAGCCACCCCAGGGGCTCCCACTTCAGGAGGACCGCTAGTTTTCACGAAGCCAAGCAGGCCCGGCCGTTCCGGGAGAGGAGCATGTCCACCCTGACTCCACGCCAGGCCCCGGCCTACAGTTCTAGGACGCGGACCTGGGACCAGGCGGAAGACAGATTTCGGCCTCACAGTCGAGGCGCCGCCCCGTTTCCCGAGAAACCGGAAGGGGCGGGTGCAACCAGAGGTCCATTGAGCCCTGCCCCTAAGTCCTACACCCTGGGGCAGCCCGTGAGGAAACCAGACCTGGGGGACAGCCAGGCAAGCTTCGTGGTAGGAGGTGAGAGAACAGAGCCTCACAGATCTCGGAGGGGACCGTCCCCCAGTCACAGGAGTGCCTCAAGGAAGCAGccttcccccactgcccccaaaGACAGCTACCGGAGGGTCAGCCCCCTGAGCCCTTCTCAGGGTAGAAAAGACAAGTGTCAGAGTTTCCCAGCCCACCCTGAGTTTGCCTTCTATGATAATACGTCATTTGGCCTCACGGAGGCTGAGCAGAGGATGCTGGACCTCCCGGGCTATTTTGGGTCAAATGAAGAGGATGAAACCACGAGTACTCTCAGTGTGGAGAAGTTAGTCATCTAG
- the THSD1 gene encoding thrombospondin type-1 domain-containing protein 1 isoform X2, with the protein MKQMLKDFSNLLLVVLCDYVLAEAEYLLLGKPGHVALSNNTVSVGFQYVSGANGTLRNVSILLLEANTNQTVTTKYLLTNQSRGTLEFECFYFKEAGDYWFTMTPEAADNSTPVHLWEQSAFLKVEWPVFHVDLNRTSRAAEGTFQVGLFTSQPLCSFPADQPDILVDVIFTNSLPEARTSPGQPLEIRTSKRTQLSQGQWVEFGCAPVGPEAYVTVVLKLLGQDSVITSTGPIDLAQKFGYKLVTVPELTCESAVEVMVLPPPCVFVQGVIGVFKEAPRRPGEGTIRLAENSLTLGERRTVFNCTLFDMGRNKYCFDFGVSSRSHFSTKERECMLIQRNIAFQPSSASPLQPQGPVKSNNIVTVTGISLCLFIILATVLITLWRKFGRTPKCRTPARHNSIHSPSFRKNSDEENICELSEQRGSFSDGGDGPAGGPGDAGIPLTYRRSVPAAPEDDASGSESVQSNAQKIIPPLFSYRLAQQQLKEMKKKGLTETTKVYHVSQSPLTDTAIDAAAVPPLDVESPDEAAANKFRIKSPFLEQPAGGAAARPPSRPDHPACQASCAVSPSQTVIRKSATRHVGGRGALPERSHPRGSHFRRTASFHEAKQARPFRERSMSTLTPRQAPAYSSRTRTWDQAEDRFRPHSRGAAPFPEKPEGAGATRGPLSPAPKSYTLGQPVRKPDLGDSQASFVVGGERTEPHRSRRGPSPSHRSASRKQPSPTAPKDSYRRVSPLSPSQGRKDKCQSFPAHPEFAFYDNTSFGLTEAEQRMLDLPGYFGSNEEDETTSTLSVEKLVI; encoded by the exons ATGAAACAAATGTTGAAAGACTTTTCAAATCTACTCTTGGTGGTACTTTGTGACTATG TTCTTGCAGAAGCTGAATACCTCCTCTTGGGAAAGCCCGGCCATGTAGCACTAAGCAACAATACAGTATCGGTGGGTTTCCAGTATGTCAGTGGGGCTAATGGGACGCTGAGGAATGTATCTATCCTGTTGTTGGAGGCCAACACCAATCAGACTGTTACCACCAAATACCTCCTGACCAACCAGTCCCGGGGAACACTGGAGTTCGAATGCTTCTACTTCAAGGAGGCGGGGGACTACTGGTTCACCATGACTCCAGAAGCGGCAGACAACAGCACTCCAGTCCACCTGTGGGAGCAAAGTGCCTTTCTCAAGGTGGAATGGCCTGTCTTTCATGTTGACCTGAATAGGACATCCAGGGCAGCGGAAGGCACCTTCCAGGTGGGACTTTTTACCAGTCAACCACTGTGCTCATTCCCTGCGGACCAACCTGACATCTTGGTGGATGTCATCTTTACCAACAGTCTTCCCGAGGCAAGAACGAGTCCAGGACAGCCGCTGGAGATAAGAACCAGCAAGAGGACACAACTCTCTCAAGGTCAGTGGGTTGAGTTTGGCTGTGCACCCGTGGGGCCGGAAGCCTACGTCACTGTGGTGCTGAAGCTGCTCGGCCAAGACTCGGTCATTACCTCCACGGGACCCATTGACCTGGCCCAGAAATTTGGATACAAACTGGTGACGGTGCCGGAACTCACGTGTGAGTCGGCAGTGGAGGTGATGGTGCTGCCTCCCCCGTGCGTCTTCGTCCAGGGAGTGATCGGGGTCTTCAAGGAGGCCCCCAGACGCCCTGGGGAAGGGACCATTCGGCTGGCTGAAAACAGCCTGACCttgggagagaggagaacagTATTCAACTGCACTTTATTTGACATGGGGAGGAATAAATACTGCTTTGACTTTGGCGTTTCAAGCAGAAGCCATTTTTCCACAAAGGAGAGGGAGTGCATGCTAATCCAGAGAAACATAG CTTTCCAGCCGTCCAGTGCATCCCCTCTTCAGCCCCAGGGTCCGGTGAAGTCCAACAACATCGTGACCGTCACTGGGATTTCCCTGTGCTTGTTCATCATCCTCGCCACCGTCCTCATCACGCTGTGGCGGAAGTTCGGCCGCACCCCGAAGTGCCGCACGCCGGCTCGACACAACTCCATCCACTCCCCCAGCTTCCGGAAGAACTCGGACGAGGAGAACATCTGCGAGCTGAGCGAGCAGCGCGGCAGCTTCTCGGACGGGGGCGACGGGCCCGCGGGGGGCCCGGGGGACGCGGGCATCCCCCTGACCTACAGGCGCAGTGTGCCCGCGGCTCCCGAGGACGACGCCTCCGGCAGCGAGAGCGTGCAGTCCAACGCCCAGAAGATCATCCCCCCGCTGTTCAGCTACCGCCTGGCCCAGCAGCAGCTGAAGGAGATGAAGAAGAAGGGCCTGACGGAAACCACCAAGGTGTACCACGTGTCTCAGAGTCCCCTGACAGACACGGCCATCGACGCCGCCGCCGTGCCCCCCTTAGACGTAGAAAGCCCAGACGAAGCCGCGGCAAACAAGTTCCGGATCAAATCCCCGTTTCTGGAGCAGCCGGCGGGCGGGGCCGCGGCCAGGCCCCCCTCCAGGCCCGACCACCCGGCGTGTCAGGCCAGTTGCGCCGTCAGCCCCAGCCAGACGGTGATCCGCAAGTCAGCCACGAGGCACGTGGGCGGCAGAGGGGCGCTGCCGGAGAGGAGCCACCCCAGGGGCTCCCACTTCAGGAGGACCGCTAGTTTTCACGAAGCCAAGCAGGCCCGGCCGTTCCGGGAGAGGAGCATGTCCACCCTGACTCCACGCCAGGCCCCGGCCTACAGTTCTAGGACGCGGACCTGGGACCAGGCGGAAGACAGATTTCGGCCTCACAGTCGAGGCGCCGCCCCGTTTCCCGAGAAACCGGAAGGGGCGGGTGCAACCAGAGGTCCATTGAGCCCTGCCCCTAAGTCCTACACCCTGGGGCAGCCCGTGAGGAAACCAGACCTGGGGGACAGCCAGGCAAGCTTCGTGGTAGGAGGTGAGAGAACAGAGCCTCACAGATCTCGGAGGGGACCGTCCCCCAGTCACAGGAGTGCCTCAAGGAAGCAGccttcccccactgcccccaaaGACAGCTACCGGAGGGTCAGCCCCCTGAGCCCTTCTCAGGGTAGAAAAGACAAGTGTCAGAGTTTCCCAGCCCACCCTGAGTTTGCCTTCTATGATAATACGTCATTTGGCCTCACGGAGGCTGAGCAGAGGATGCTGGACCTCCCGGGCTATTTTGGGTCAAATGAAGAGGATGAAACCACGAGTACTCTCAGTGTGGAGAAGTTAGTCATCTAG